The following are from one region of the Syngnathus acus chromosome 19, fSynAcu1.2, whole genome shotgun sequence genome:
- the LOC119138260 gene encoding prolyl 4-hydroxylase subunit alpha-1-like isoform X1, with protein sequence MTSQEKACRHDVRSTGKGVNVKMNVSDNSGCGCFQMNRKKNMALFCLLLVISFSSADEFFSSIGQMTELLHTEKDLLTSLEDYIRAEETKLETVKSWAQRLANLSALAIQDPEVFLGHPINAFQLLKRMNREWSNLESLVRSNVSDGFMSEMDAKRQYFPGEDDQTGVAEAFLRLQDTYQLDTDTLAKGQLPGQERHRASAFAMESASKRPSPLLSSGTSVLPSVLTVDDCYDLAMAAYKDSDFYHTVLWLSQALKQMEEGEMAANVKVVTLLDYQSFAFLKQGDLERGLESTKKLLELDPENLRANQNLRYFEHHLEKQKTGEETAEVPKGRGAHNAKYERLCRGDSIEMTPRRQSRLFCRYYDNQRHPNLVIAPVKEEDLWDKPRIIRYYDIITDEDMAVYKKLARPKLIRSRISDYESNRSYAVPTRISQNAWLEDIEHESVAKMVKKMSDITGLDSTTAEAMQVANYGVGGQYEPHHDFQGDEVEEPYRNLGTGNRIATWLVYISEVPAGGATVFPQLGAVAWPIKGSAVFWYNLLLNGKGNYQTHHAACPVLVGSKWVANKWLHERGQEFRRRCGLQNS encoded by the exons ATGACTTCTCAAGAGAAAGCATGTCGACATGATGTTCGTTCCACCGGCAAGG gGGTGAACGTAAAAATGAACGTCAGCGATAACAGCGGGTGCGGCTGTTTTCAGATGAAccgaaaaaaaa ACATGGCCCTCTTTTGCCTGTTGCTGGTTATCAGCTTCTCCTCAGCTGACGAATTCTTCTCTTCCATAG GTCAAATGACGGAGCTGCTGCACACGGAGAAGGACCTGTTGACCTCGCTGGAGGACTACATCCGAGCCGAGGAGACCAAATTGGAGACGGTCAAAAG TTGGGCCCAGAGGCTGGCCAACCTGTCGGCGTTGGCCATCCAGGACCCTGAAGTCTTCCTGGGGCACCCCATCAACGCCTTCCAACTTCTCAAGAGGATGAACCGTGAGTGGAGCAACCTGGAGAGCCTGGTGCGCAGCAACGTGTCGGACG GTTTCATGTCGGAAATGGACGCCAAACGGCAGTACTTTCCCGGCGAGGATGACCAGACAGGTGTGGCCGAGGCCTTCCTGAGACTGCAGGACACGTACCAGCTGGACACTGACACCCTGGCCAAAGGCCAGCTGCCAGGTCAGGAGCGCCACAGAGCGAGCGCCTTTGCTATGGAGAGTGCAAGTAAgcgcccctcccctcttctCTCGTCAGGAACCTCCGTGCTCCCGAGCGTCCTGACGGTGGACGACTGCTATGACCTGGCCATGGCGGCATACAAGGACTCCGACTTCTACCACACGGTGCTGTGGCTGTCGCAAGCCCTCAAGCAGATGGAGGAGGGCGAAATGGCCGCAAACGTGAAGGTCGTCACCCTCCTGGACTACCAGAGCTTTGCTTTCCTCAAGCAAGGAGATCTGGAGCGTGGCTTGGAGTCCACCAAGAAGCTGCTGGAGCTTG ATCCGGAAAACCTGCGAGCCAATCAGAATCTCAGGTACTTTGAGCACCACCTGGAGAAACAGAAGACGGGCGAGGAGACGGCCGAGGTGCCCAAGGGTCGAGGTGCCCACAACGCCAAGTACGAGCGACTGTGTCGCGGCGACAGCATCGAGATG ACGCCGCGCAGACAAAGCCGCCTCTTCTGCCGTTACTATGACAACCAGCGCCATCCCAACCTGGTGATCGCTCCCGTCAAAGAGGAAGACCTGTGGGACAAGCCCCGCATCATCCGCTATTACGACATTATAACGGACGAGGACATGGCCGTCTACAAAAAGCTGGCCAGACCCAAA CTGATCCGCTCCAGAATCAGCGACTACGAATCCAATCGCAGTTACGCCGTTCCAACCAGGATCTCCCAAAA TGCCTGGCTGGAGGACATTGAGCACGAGAGTGTGGCGAAGATGGTCAAGAAAATGAGCGACATCACAGGCCTGGACTCGACCACGGCTGAGGCCATGCAG GTGGCCAACTACGGCGTGGGAGGACAGTATGAACCTCATCACGACTTTCAAGGG gaCGAGGTTGAAGAACCTTATAGAAATTTGGGCACTGGAAACCGAATCGCCACCTGGCTAGTTTAT ATAAGCGAGGTGCCGGCAGGGGGGGCTACTGTCTTCCCCCAATTGGGCGCTGTCGCTTGGCCCATTaag GGCTCTGCTGTGTTCTGGTACAACCTTCTGCTCAACGGGAAGGGAAACTACCAGACCCACCACGCTGCCTGTCCTGTCCTGGTGGGGAGCAAGTGGG TGGCCAACAAGTGGCTGCACGAGCGAGGTCAGGAGTTCAGGAGGCGCTGCGGCCTGCAAAATTCTTGA
- the lrrc20 gene encoding leucine-rich repeat-containing protein 20 — MAEAVVNVARRINATVEEGRDHLDLSNSKLISFPDGVFKVLSSVSENIRVITLADNEMKAISSKFFSTFTQLRELDLHGNVLSKLPDSVEEMRHLTSINLANNNFSAFPEKLTQIATLQRINLEGNNISEIPMEKLLAMPSLEWLNVQSNPLDANTQAALRSPHKFDILAQRES; from the exons ATGGCAGAGGCGGTGGTTAACGTAGCCCGGAGGATCAACGCAACCGTCGAGGAGGGACGAGATCACCTGg ACCTGTCCAACAGCAAGCTCATCTCATTCCCAGACGGCGTTTTCAAGGTTCTCAGCAGCGTGTCGGAGAACATCCGAGTCATCACCCTGGCCGATAATGAGATGAAGGCCATTAGCAGCAAATTCTTTTCCACCTTCACTCAACTGAGAG AGCTGGACCTGCACGGAAACGTTCTCAGCAAACTGCCCGACTCAGTGGAGGAAATGCGGCACTTGACCAGCATCAACTTGGCCAACAACAATTTCTCGGCGTTTCCCGAGAAGCTCACGCAAATCGCCACGCTGCAGAGGATCAACCTAGAGGGGAACAACATCTCTG AAATCCCCATGGAGAAGTTGTTGGCCATGCCGTCACTGGAGTGGCTCAACGTGCAGTCCAACCCTCTGGATGCAAACACTCAAGCTGCTCTCAGGTCTCCGCACAAGTTTGACATTTTAGCGCAAAGGGAGTCGTGA
- the LOC119138260 gene encoding prolyl 4-hydroxylase subunit alpha-1-like isoform X2 translates to MTSQEKACRHDVRSTGKDMALFCLLLVISFSSADEFFSSIGQMTELLHTEKDLLTSLEDYIRAEETKLETVKSWAQRLANLSALAIQDPEVFLGHPINAFQLLKRMNREWSNLESLVRSNVSDGFMSEMDAKRQYFPGEDDQTGVAEAFLRLQDTYQLDTDTLAKGQLPGQERHRASAFAMESASKRPSPLLSSGTSVLPSVLTVDDCYDLAMAAYKDSDFYHTVLWLSQALKQMEEGEMAANVKVVTLLDYQSFAFLKQGDLERGLESTKKLLELDPENLRANQNLRYFEHHLEKQKTGEETAEVPKGRGAHNAKYERLCRGDSIEMTPRRQSRLFCRYYDNQRHPNLVIAPVKEEDLWDKPRIIRYYDIITDEDMAVYKKLARPKLIRSRISDYESNRSYAVPTRISQNAWLEDIEHESVAKMVKKMSDITGLDSTTAEAMQVANYGVGGQYEPHHDFQGDEVEEPYRNLGTGNRIATWLVYISEVPAGGATVFPQLGAVAWPIKGSAVFWYNLLLNGKGNYQTHHAACPVLVGSKWVANKWLHERGQEFRRRCGLQNS, encoded by the exons ATGACTTCTCAAGAGAAAGCATGTCGACATGATGTTCGTTCCACCGGCAAGG ACATGGCCCTCTTTTGCCTGTTGCTGGTTATCAGCTTCTCCTCAGCTGACGAATTCTTCTCTTCCATAG GTCAAATGACGGAGCTGCTGCACACGGAGAAGGACCTGTTGACCTCGCTGGAGGACTACATCCGAGCCGAGGAGACCAAATTGGAGACGGTCAAAAG TTGGGCCCAGAGGCTGGCCAACCTGTCGGCGTTGGCCATCCAGGACCCTGAAGTCTTCCTGGGGCACCCCATCAACGCCTTCCAACTTCTCAAGAGGATGAACCGTGAGTGGAGCAACCTGGAGAGCCTGGTGCGCAGCAACGTGTCGGACG GTTTCATGTCGGAAATGGACGCCAAACGGCAGTACTTTCCCGGCGAGGATGACCAGACAGGTGTGGCCGAGGCCTTCCTGAGACTGCAGGACACGTACCAGCTGGACACTGACACCCTGGCCAAAGGCCAGCTGCCAGGTCAGGAGCGCCACAGAGCGAGCGCCTTTGCTATGGAGAGTGCAAGTAAgcgcccctcccctcttctCTCGTCAGGAACCTCCGTGCTCCCGAGCGTCCTGACGGTGGACGACTGCTATGACCTGGCCATGGCGGCATACAAGGACTCCGACTTCTACCACACGGTGCTGTGGCTGTCGCAAGCCCTCAAGCAGATGGAGGAGGGCGAAATGGCCGCAAACGTGAAGGTCGTCACCCTCCTGGACTACCAGAGCTTTGCTTTCCTCAAGCAAGGAGATCTGGAGCGTGGCTTGGAGTCCACCAAGAAGCTGCTGGAGCTTG ATCCGGAAAACCTGCGAGCCAATCAGAATCTCAGGTACTTTGAGCACCACCTGGAGAAACAGAAGACGGGCGAGGAGACGGCCGAGGTGCCCAAGGGTCGAGGTGCCCACAACGCCAAGTACGAGCGACTGTGTCGCGGCGACAGCATCGAGATG ACGCCGCGCAGACAAAGCCGCCTCTTCTGCCGTTACTATGACAACCAGCGCCATCCCAACCTGGTGATCGCTCCCGTCAAAGAGGAAGACCTGTGGGACAAGCCCCGCATCATCCGCTATTACGACATTATAACGGACGAGGACATGGCCGTCTACAAAAAGCTGGCCAGACCCAAA CTGATCCGCTCCAGAATCAGCGACTACGAATCCAATCGCAGTTACGCCGTTCCAACCAGGATCTCCCAAAA TGCCTGGCTGGAGGACATTGAGCACGAGAGTGTGGCGAAGATGGTCAAGAAAATGAGCGACATCACAGGCCTGGACTCGACCACGGCTGAGGCCATGCAG GTGGCCAACTACGGCGTGGGAGGACAGTATGAACCTCATCACGACTTTCAAGGG gaCGAGGTTGAAGAACCTTATAGAAATTTGGGCACTGGAAACCGAATCGCCACCTGGCTAGTTTAT ATAAGCGAGGTGCCGGCAGGGGGGGCTACTGTCTTCCCCCAATTGGGCGCTGTCGCTTGGCCCATTaag GGCTCTGCTGTGTTCTGGTACAACCTTCTGCTCAACGGGAAGGGAAACTACCAGACCCACCACGCTGCCTGTCCTGTCCTGGTGGGGAGCAAGTGGG TGGCCAACAAGTGGCTGCACGAGCGAGGTCAGGAGTTCAGGAGGCGCTGCGGCCTGCAAAATTCTTGA
- the ndr2 gene encoding nodal-related 2, producing MRSLRASPLLPVLLLLLQQHQPTRAVYLQHARHGAGLRVVRERGGAATAGVSGTSGAHHLPTYMVHLYRNFKANATDAAEQDAEKRADIVRSLMAKGLVCRHGQWAVTFDLRDLLPDKQIQAAELRIRLPPGAPDTQVAVYHQRGPACHPAAGVCRREPQRVGLLGPSSLLSSSGGWRVFNMTGPLLAWLRQKSPVGVRTRKRARSEAETAPPELAQRALLVIFSHTGSDGNAKASLLHTARRSKFLSPAEVGRPKRGRSKRGHGKRTSGAPGRGPDDGLCRRVDLHVDFNDIGWGSWIIFPKRYNAYRCEGSCPGPLGAHLNPTNHAYMQSLLKHYHPSRVVPPCCAPTKMSPLSMLYYENGEMLLRHHEDMMVDECGCQ from the exons ATGCGCTCATTGCGAGCCTCCCCGCTGTTGccggtcctcctcctcctcctccagcagcaCCAGCCGACCCGGGCAGTCTACCTGCAGCACGCCCGCCACGGAGCTGGGCTGCGCGTGGTACGGGAGCGCGGAGGAGCCGCCACCGCCGGAGTAAGCGGAACATCGGGAGCGCATCACCTGCCCACCTACATGGTGCACCTCTACCGCAACTTCAAGGCCAACGCGACGGATGCGGCGGAGCAAGATGCGGAGAAGCGCGCGGACATAGTGAGGAGTTTGATGGCGAAAG GGTTGGTGTGCAGACACGGACAGTGGGCGGTCACATTTGACCTCCGCGACCTGCTGCCCGACAAGCAGATCCAGGCGGCCGAGCTGAGAATCCGGCTCCCCCCGGGCGCCCCCGACACACAGGTGGCCGTGTACCACCAGCGCGGCCCCGCGTGCCACCCGGCCGCGGGCGTCTGCCGTCGAGAGCCGCAGCGGGTGGGGCTCTTGGGCCCGTCCTCCCTgctctcctcctccggcgGCTGGAGGGTCTTCAACATGACGGGGCCCCTGCTTGCCTGGCTGCGGCAGAAATCCCCCGTTGGGGTTCGGACCCGCAAACGGGCAAGAAGCGAGGCAGAGACGGCGCCACCTGAGCTCGCCCAACGAGCCTTGTTGGTGATCTTCTCACACACGGGCTCCGACGGAAACGCCAAAGCCAGCTTGCTTCACACGGCCCGGCGCTCCAAATTTTTGAGTCCGGCCGAGGTTGGGCGGCCAAAGAGGGGCAGGAGCAAGCGGGGTCACGGCAAGCGGACGAGCGGCGCCCCCGGACGGGGGCCCGACGATGGCCTGTGCCGCAGAGTGGATCTGCACGTGGATTTTAATGACATCGGCTGGGGGTCCTGGATCATCTTCCCCAAAAGGTACAACGCTTACCGCTGTGAGGGTTCCTGCCCGGGACCCTTGGGCGCCCACCTCAACCCGACCAATCACGCCTACATGCAG AGCTTACTCAAACATTACCACCCCAGCCGAGTGGTCCCGCCATGCTGCGCCCCCACCAAGATGAGCCCACTGAGCATGCTCTATTACGAGAACGGCGAGATGCTCCTCCGGCATCATGAGGACATGATGGTGGACGAGTGCGGCTGCCAGTGA
- the LOC119138260 gene encoding prolyl 4-hydroxylase subunit alpha-1-like isoform X3, whose protein sequence is MTSQEKACRHDVRSTGKGVNVKMNVSDNSGCGCFQMNRKKNMALFCLLLVISFSSADEFFSSIGQMTELLHTEKDLLTSLEDYIRAEETKLETVKSWAQRLANLSALAIQDPEVFLGHPINAFQLLKRMNREWSNLESLVRSNVSDGFMSEMDAKRQYFPGEDDQTGVAEAFLRLQDTYQLDTDTLAKGQLPGTSVLPSVLTVDDCYDLAMAAYKDSDFYHTVLWLSQALKQMEEGEMAANVKVVTLLDYQSFAFLKQGDLERGLESTKKLLELDPENLRANQNLRYFEHHLEKQKTGEETAEVPKGRGAHNAKYERLCRGDSIEMTPRRQSRLFCRYYDNQRHPNLVIAPVKEEDLWDKPRIIRYYDIITDEDMAVYKKLARPKLIRSRISDYESNRSYAVPTRISQNAWLEDIEHESVAKMVKKMSDITGLDSTTAEAMQVANYGVGGQYEPHHDFQGDEVEEPYRNLGTGNRIATWLVYISEVPAGGATVFPQLGAVAWPIKGSAVFWYNLLLNGKGNYQTHHAACPVLVGSKWVANKWLHERGQEFRRRCGLQNS, encoded by the exons ATGACTTCTCAAGAGAAAGCATGTCGACATGATGTTCGTTCCACCGGCAAGG gGGTGAACGTAAAAATGAACGTCAGCGATAACAGCGGGTGCGGCTGTTTTCAGATGAAccgaaaaaaaa ACATGGCCCTCTTTTGCCTGTTGCTGGTTATCAGCTTCTCCTCAGCTGACGAATTCTTCTCTTCCATAG GTCAAATGACGGAGCTGCTGCACACGGAGAAGGACCTGTTGACCTCGCTGGAGGACTACATCCGAGCCGAGGAGACCAAATTGGAGACGGTCAAAAG TTGGGCCCAGAGGCTGGCCAACCTGTCGGCGTTGGCCATCCAGGACCCTGAAGTCTTCCTGGGGCACCCCATCAACGCCTTCCAACTTCTCAAGAGGATGAACCGTGAGTGGAGCAACCTGGAGAGCCTGGTGCGCAGCAACGTGTCGGACG GTTTCATGTCGGAAATGGACGCCAAACGGCAGTACTTTCCCGGCGAGGATGACCAGACAGGTGTGGCCGAGGCCTTCCTGAGACTGCAGGACACGTACCAGCTGGACACTGACACCCTGGCCAAAGGCCAGCTGCCAG GAACCTCCGTGCTCCCGAGCGTCCTGACGGTGGACGACTGCTATGACCTGGCCATGGCGGCATACAAGGACTCCGACTTCTACCACACGGTGCTGTGGCTGTCGCAAGCCCTCAAGCAGATGGAGGAGGGCGAAATGGCCGCAAACGTGAAGGTCGTCACCCTCCTGGACTACCAGAGCTTTGCTTTCCTCAAGCAAGGAGATCTGGAGCGTGGCTTGGAGTCCACCAAGAAGCTGCTGGAGCTTG ATCCGGAAAACCTGCGAGCCAATCAGAATCTCAGGTACTTTGAGCACCACCTGGAGAAACAGAAGACGGGCGAGGAGACGGCCGAGGTGCCCAAGGGTCGAGGTGCCCACAACGCCAAGTACGAGCGACTGTGTCGCGGCGACAGCATCGAGATG ACGCCGCGCAGACAAAGCCGCCTCTTCTGCCGTTACTATGACAACCAGCGCCATCCCAACCTGGTGATCGCTCCCGTCAAAGAGGAAGACCTGTGGGACAAGCCCCGCATCATCCGCTATTACGACATTATAACGGACGAGGACATGGCCGTCTACAAAAAGCTGGCCAGACCCAAA CTGATCCGCTCCAGAATCAGCGACTACGAATCCAATCGCAGTTACGCCGTTCCAACCAGGATCTCCCAAAA TGCCTGGCTGGAGGACATTGAGCACGAGAGTGTGGCGAAGATGGTCAAGAAAATGAGCGACATCACAGGCCTGGACTCGACCACGGCTGAGGCCATGCAG GTGGCCAACTACGGCGTGGGAGGACAGTATGAACCTCATCACGACTTTCAAGGG gaCGAGGTTGAAGAACCTTATAGAAATTTGGGCACTGGAAACCGAATCGCCACCTGGCTAGTTTAT ATAAGCGAGGTGCCGGCAGGGGGGGCTACTGTCTTCCCCCAATTGGGCGCTGTCGCTTGGCCCATTaag GGCTCTGCTGTGTTCTGGTACAACCTTCTGCTCAACGGGAAGGGAAACTACCAGACCCACCACGCTGCCTGTCCTGTCCTGGTGGGGAGCAAGTGGG TGGCCAACAAGTGGCTGCACGAGCGAGGTCAGGAGTTCAGGAGGCGCTGCGGCCTGCAAAATTCTTGA
- the arg1 gene encoding arginase-1 isoform X1, whose translation MQRARTALQLLITSTTCHFPPHLRHFHHPHRHLQEMRSVGIVGAPFSKGQPRDGVELGPDAIRAEGLVRKLQAQGCVVKDYGNLTFEDVLPDEPVGRVKHPRAVGNANLRLSEAVRAVKRNGHTAVVLGGDHSLAIGSVHGHASAVGDVSLVWVDAHADINTPLSTPTGNMHGQPVSYLLHELRPKIPILPNFSWMSSCVSAKHLVYIGLRDLDPEEHYLLKLASVKAFSMTQVDALGVGRVMEETCDFLCKDGARRPIHLSYDVDALDPAVTPATGTPVPGGLTYREGVYIAEHIANTGLLSAVDVVEVNPAVGVSEQEVRRTARAALDVLLGCFGRLREGNHPDEFCLPDA comes from the exons ATGCAGCGTGCCAGGACGGCTCTGCAGCTTCTCATCACCTCCACGACATGTCattttcctcctcatcttcgcCATTTTCACCATCCCCACCGTCATCTCCAGGAGATGCGCTCCGTGGGGATCGTTGGAGCGCCTTTCTCCAAAGGACAG CCCCGGGATGGTGTGGAGCTCGGACCGGATGCGATCCGCGCCGAGGGACTCGTACGTAAACTGCAGGCGCAAG GCTGCGTGGTGAAGGATTACGGCAACTTGACATTTGAGGACGTGCTGCCCGACGAGCCAGTGGGGCGGGTGAAACATCCCCGGGCGGTGGGCAATGCTAACCTGAGGCTGTCAGAGGCGGTGCGGGCGGTGAAGCGCAATGGACACACGGCGGTCGTGCTGGGCGGAGACCACAG CCTGGCCATTGGCTCTGTCCACGGGCACGCGTCAGCTGTGGGGGACGTGAGCCTGGTTTGGGTGGACGCCCACGCCGACATCAACACGCCGCTGAGCACGCCCACGGGAAACATGCACGGCCAGCCCGTGTCCTACCTGCTCCATGAGTTGCGCCCAAag ATCCCAATCCTGCCCAACTTCTCGTGGATGAGTTCGTGCGTGTCGGCCAAACATTTGGTCTACATCGGCCTGAGAGACCTGGACCCCGAGGAGCA TTACTTGCTGAAGCTGGCGAGCGTGAAGGCCTTCTCCATGACACAGGTGGACGCTCTGGGCGTCGGCCGAGTGATGGAGGAGACGTGCGACTTCCTGTGTAAAGACGG GGCCAGGAGGCCGATCCACCTGAGCTATGACGTGGACGCCTTGGATCCGGCCGTCACCCCGGCGACAGGGACGCCCGTGCCGGGCGGCCTCACCTACAGGGAGGGCGTGTACATCGCAGAACACATCGCCAACACCG GGCTGCTGTCGGCAGTGGACGTGGTGGAGGTGAACCCTGCGGTGGGCGTGTCGGAGCAGGAGGTGCGGCGCACGGCCAGGGCCGCGCTGGACGTTCTGCTGGGCTGCTTCGGACGCCTGAGGGAGGGGAACCACCCGGATGAGTTCTGCCTGCCTGACGCGTGA
- the arg1 gene encoding arginase-1 isoform X2 codes for MSFSSSSSPFSPSPPSSPGDALRGDRWSAFLQRTGCVVKDYGNLTFEDVLPDEPVGRVKHPRAVGNANLRLSEAVRAVKRNGHTAVVLGGDHSLAIGSVHGHASAVGDVSLVWVDAHADINTPLSTPTGNMHGQPVSYLLHELRPKIPILPNFSWMSSCVSAKHLVYIGLRDLDPEEHYLLKLASVKAFSMTQVDALGVGRVMEETCDFLCKDGARRPIHLSYDVDALDPAVTPATGTPVPGGLTYREGVYIAEHIANTGLLSAVDVVEVNPAVGVSEQEVRRTARAALDVLLGCFGRLREGNHPDEFCLPDA; via the exons ATGTCattttcctcctcatcttcgcCATTTTCACCATCCCCACCGTCATCTCCAGGAGATGCGCTCCGTGGGGATCGTTGGAGCGCCTTTCTCCAAAGGACAG GCTGCGTGGTGAAGGATTACGGCAACTTGACATTTGAGGACGTGCTGCCCGACGAGCCAGTGGGGCGGGTGAAACATCCCCGGGCGGTGGGCAATGCTAACCTGAGGCTGTCAGAGGCGGTGCGGGCGGTGAAGCGCAATGGACACACGGCGGTCGTGCTGGGCGGAGACCACAG CCTGGCCATTGGCTCTGTCCACGGGCACGCGTCAGCTGTGGGGGACGTGAGCCTGGTTTGGGTGGACGCCCACGCCGACATCAACACGCCGCTGAGCACGCCCACGGGAAACATGCACGGCCAGCCCGTGTCCTACCTGCTCCATGAGTTGCGCCCAAag ATCCCAATCCTGCCCAACTTCTCGTGGATGAGTTCGTGCGTGTCGGCCAAACATTTGGTCTACATCGGCCTGAGAGACCTGGACCCCGAGGAGCA TTACTTGCTGAAGCTGGCGAGCGTGAAGGCCTTCTCCATGACACAGGTGGACGCTCTGGGCGTCGGCCGAGTGATGGAGGAGACGTGCGACTTCCTGTGTAAAGACGG GGCCAGGAGGCCGATCCACCTGAGCTATGACGTGGACGCCTTGGATCCGGCCGTCACCCCGGCGACAGGGACGCCCGTGCCGGGCGGCCTCACCTACAGGGAGGGCGTGTACATCGCAGAACACATCGCCAACACCG GGCTGCTGTCGGCAGTGGACGTGGTGGAGGTGAACCCTGCGGTGGGCGTGTCGGAGCAGGAGGTGCGGCGCACGGCCAGGGCCGCGCTGGACGTTCTGCTGGGCTGCTTCGGACGCCTGAGGGAGGGGAACCACCCGGATGAGTTCTGCCTGCCTGACGCGTGA